The following nucleotide sequence is from Campylobacter coli 76339.
CAAGCCCTCATACTCTCCAAGCATAGGAGTAACCAAAGAATCAATCTCATCATCCATGAGTAATACTTCTATATTTTTTTGCTTATACTCTTCAAGCAAAGGCGAATTTCTAAGTAAACTTTCATTGTTTCCAGTGATGTAAAAAATTTCTTTTTGCTCACTTTGTATTTCATTTTTATATTCTTCTAAAGAGCGTAAACTTTCACCTTTAGTGCTTTTATAAAGCATGAGTTTTAAAAGACTGTCTTTTTCGCCACCAAAACCATAAAGTCCTTCTTTTAACACCTTGCCAAAATTCTTAAAAAAGCTTAAATATTTTTCTTTATCTTTATTTTTAAGTTTTTCAAGTTCACCAAGTATTTTTTTAACACTGGCCTCTTTTACGCCTTTTAAAATTTGATTTTCTTGTAAAATTTCACGGCTTACATTAAGTGGCAAATCCTCTACATCGATGATCCCGCGTACAAAACGCAAATAAGTCGGCAAAAGTTCCTTATCGTCATCACTGATAAATACACGCTTTATATAAAGTTTTAATCCGCTTTGATAGTCCACGCGATAAAGATCAAAAGGCGCGTTTTGTGGGATAAAAAATAAAGAATTGTATTCTAATTTTCCTTCACTTTTAGTGTGAAGGTAAAGTAAAGGTTTGTTAGAATCATGAAAATTTTGCTCATAAAATCTTTCATAATCTTCTGCTTTAAGGCTTGATTTTTGCATTCTCCATAGAGCATTAGCTTTGTTAATTTGAGAAATTTTAAGTTCAGTTTTTCCTTCTTCTTCACCCTCTTTAGCAGGGATAAATTCCTCTTTTTCCATAAAAATTGGAAATTGAATATGATTTGAATATTTTTCTATAATACTTTCAATTTTATAAGAATTTGCAAATTCATCATCTTTTAAATATAAAGTAATACTTGTCCCTTGCTCTTCCTTAGTTGCATCCTCAATCTCATAGCCATTTGCATCAGAAATCCAAAGATAAGCTTTATCATCCAAAGCTTTTTTACTTAAAACTTCGATTTTGCTAGCCACCATAAATGCAGAATAAAAACCTACACCAAATTGTCCTATAAGTTGAGAATCTTTTTTTGCATCACCGCTTAAATTCTCCAAAAAGCTTTTTGTACCGCTTTTTGCTATGGTTCCAAGATTGTTAATGAGATCATCTTTATCCATACCTATACCATTATCACTAATAGTAAGGGTTTTCTTATCTTTATCGATTTTAATATCTATTCTAGGTTCAAATTTTAAACTTTTATATTTATCATCACTCACGCTTAAAAAATTAAGTTTATCTAAAGCATCGCTTGAATTTGATACAAGTTCTCTTAAAAATATTTCCTTGTTTGAATATAAGGAATGAATCATTAATTGTAAAAGTTGATTTACTTCAGTTTGAAACTGCATTTTTTCTCCTTTATAAATTTTGAAACAGATATTTTAGCAAAAAATACAAATTCTAGGGTAAATTTAAAAAGTTTACTTAAAAATTATAAAACCAAGCCAAACTGCTATAAGACAAAGGATTATATTTAATAAAATGTTTAAAGCAAAATTAAGATAATTTCCGCTTTGTAGAAGCAGTAAATTTTCATAAGAAAAAGTAGAAAAAGTCGTAAAAGCCCCTAAAAATCCTGTACTTACAAAGCTTTTAATCACAGGAGATAAGCCCTTATGATGTGCATAAGAAAACAAAAGTCCTAGCATAAAAGATCCTAAGACATTAACAAAAAGAGTGCCAAAACTTATAGAATGAGGTAAAATTTTATTTATCAAATTGATAGAAAGCATTCTTAAAACTGCCCCTATAAAACCCCCAAGGCCAACAACTAAAACAGTATTTAGCAAAGTTTAGCTCTTTCTTGATCTAGTAATTCTTGCATTTTTTTTCTAGTATTTTCAAGCCATTTATCATCACTCGTGTCCACTAAATCCATGCAGATGATTTTTAGCACTCCAGAACTAGCACTAAAGCTTTTAGTATCTAAAATTTTTGCAGAATCGACAATTAAAATAGGCTGCACCTTTAAATCAAGCTTATCGCTTAAAATTTTAGCACCACTTTGAAATTTAAGTAATTTTTCGTTTCTAGAACGCGTTCCTTCGGGAAAAATCGCCAAAACCCTATCTTCACTCAGTCTTTGTTTAGCCTCTTTTAAAACACGCACCAAATCGCGTGGATTTTTTCTGTCTATACAAAGAAGTTTAGGTTTTTTAATAGCAATTTTAAAAAGGGGAATTTCACCTAATTCTTTTTTAGCAATCCAGCATAAATTTTTAGGATACAAATCCTCTAAAGCTATAATATCTAAAGTGCTTTGATGATTCATTAAAATCATATTTGCCTTAAGATCAAATTCCCCTATGACTTCATATTTGCAAAAAAGAATATTTTTTTGGAATCTAGCCCAAGATTTTCGAATTTTCCAAAGAATATCTTGAGATTTTATAAAGCAAAAGCATAACACAACAAAAGCTACACTTACGATAAAAAAGAACCAAAAATATAAAGCTTTAATTTTTTTGTAAATCACTACTTTCAACCCATCCTATTTTGCCATCTTGAAAAAGGACTTTGACATAATGAAGTCTTTTACCCAACACCTCAACTTTTTCATTAGAATTTGCCGTATAAAAATAAGTCGATGGTTCAGTAGGTAAAATTTTTGCTCTAGAACCTGCTTTTAAAATCGCATTTTCTGTGTTAGTATCCACAAGAAAACTGAGTATAAAACACAAAAGTGCTCCCGCTAAAATAAAATAATTTTTCTTCCAAACAAACCATAACGCCAAAATAAGAGTTAAAATCCAAAGAGCGTATTGTTTATAAATATTAAAATCTCTATTTGTAGGATTTAAATCGCTTTGAGTACTTACTTCATCATCACTGATTTTGAGTTTAAAGTTCATATTTTCCATTTTTTTGGTATCTTTATTGAAGTAAGAAAATTCAAAATCCGTTTTAGTCGATGGAAAAATAGCATAATAAAAAGCATTAGAAGAATTAAAATCACCCTTTAAATTCTCAATACCCTGCTTCTCAATCCCATTTATAAAAAAACTCTTAAGATTTGTATTTGTGGCGCTTAATTCGATCATTGTAATGATATTTGAATCATCAAAATAACTGGTTTTGATTTTTTTAACTTCCAAAGAACTTGCCACAAGATGTGAAAAGTTTTTATTATTAGGCGTATTTTCAAACTGTATAGCGCCTATCTTAATACTAGCAGTTTGAAAAACTTTTCCATTTCTTAAAAGACTGACTGAAATTTGTTCCAAATTTGCATTTGAAGTTTTGGCCTCAAACCACAAAATAGCTCTATAATCACCTTTGTTATATTCCCATTTTAAATCAGGATTTAAAAAAACCAAATCCTTGCTTTTTTGCAAAGTGATATTAAAGTCAAAATTTGTATTTTCTGTAGTTTTAGCATGAAGTATTATGGGAAAGGCCTCCCCAACATATACTTTGCTAAGATAATCATCTGTTGTAAGAACTAAAGAACTTTGAGGTATAAAAGGATCGTATATATTGCTATCAAAATCAGAATTTTCATCGCTTGGAGCAATATTTTGATAAATTTGTTGTTCTTCTTTTGGAAGTTTTTGCAGCTCCTTTTGCATGTTTTCATCTTGACCGCTAAAAACGGAGATTTCACTTTGAGCAAAAAGACTCAAGCAAGCAAAAACTAGAAAAAGTATTATTCTCACATAAAACCTTCGAGCATTCTTAAGCCTATATCATTACCTAAGATTTTATCACAAGCGCGCTCTGGATGAGGCATAAGGCCAAATATTTTTTTATTCTCATCGCAAATTCCTGCGATATCCATCACAGAACCATTAGGATTTGGCTCGTATTTTAAAAGGATTAAATCTTTATCTTGCATTTTTTTCAAGGTAGCTTCATCTGCATAATAATTTCCTTCGCCATGAGCAATAGGAAGATTGATAATTTCATCTTTTTTAAAATTCTTTAAAAAAGCATTATCATTTGAAACAACTCTTAGATTTTGATTTTTAGAAATAAAGCTTAAATTATTATTATGCTTCATAGCACCTTCTAAAAGTCCACTTTCAAGCAAAATTTGAAAACCATTACAAATTCCTAAAATATATCCACCTCTTTTTGCATGCGCAATAACCCCTTGCATAGCAGGTGCGATTTTAGCAATTGCTGCACATCTTAGATAATCTCCATAAGAAAATCCTCCAGGCAAAACCACTAAATCTGCATTGATTTCTTTTTCTTCATGCCAAATGACTTGTGCTTTTACGCCGATTTTTTCAAAAGCATACTGGGTATCAAATTCACAGTTTGTTCCAGGAAATCTAATAATAGCAACTTTCATCATTTCTCACTTACAATAAGCTCATAATCTTCAATCACACTATTTACCAAAAGCTCTTCGCACATATTTTTTACGCGTTCTTTTGCTTTTTGCTCATCATTCCCATCTAAATCAAGTATGATTTGTTTAGCTACTCTTGCTTCTTTTACCTCGTTAAAATTTAAAGAATGTAAAGCCTTTTCTATAGCCTTTCCTTGAGGATCTAAAACACCATTTTTTAAAAAAACATTGACAACTATTTTCATCGTATTCCTTAGTTTAAAATTCTCTTTAAAACTTCTTCATAAGCCATTTTAACATTTCCCAAATCTTGACGAAATCTATCTTTATCTAGCTTTTCGTTGCTAAATTTATCCCAAAATCTACAACTATCAGGACTGATCTCATCTGCTAAAACAAGTTCATTATCTTTGGTTAAACCTAGTTCGATTTTAAAATCAATAAGTCTTAAATTTTTAGCATCAAAAAAAGGAGTTAAAATCGCATTAATCTTTTTAGCCATCTCTTTGATTTCTTTGATTTGCGCTTCATTTTGCACCAAATTTAAAATCAAACAATGCTCATCATTAATAAAAGGATCTCCTAGATCATCGTCCTTAAGACAAAATTCTACCAAAGCAAAAGGCAAAACTGTGCCATCTTTAATGCCTAATCTTTTTGT
It contains:
- a CDS encoding 1-acyl-sn-glycerol-3-phosphate acyltransferase, with product MIYKKIKALYFWFFFIVSVAFVVLCFCFIKSQDILWKIRKSWARFQKNILFCKYEVIGEFDLKANMILMNHQSTLDIIALEDLYPKNLCWIAKKELGEIPLFKIAIKKPKLLCIDRKNPRDLVRVLKEAKQRLSEDRVLAIFPEGTRSRNEKLLKFQSGAKILSDKLDLKVQPILIVDSAKILDTKSFSASSGVLKIICMDLVDTSDDKWLENTRKKMQELLDQERAKLC
- a CDS encoding CrcB protein gives rise to the protein MLNTVLVVGLGGFIGAVLRMLSINLINKILPHSISFGTLFVNVLGSFMLGLLFSYAHHKGLSPVIKSFVSTGFLGAFTTFSTFSYENLLLLQSGNYLNFALNILLNIILCLIAVWLGFIIFK
- a CDS encoding Phosphoribosylformylglycinamidine synthase, PurS subunit, with the protein product MKIVVNVFLKNGVLDPQGKAIEKALHSLNFNEVKEARVAKQIILDLDGNDEQKAKERVKNMCEELLVNSVIEDYELIVSEK
- a CDS encoding Phosphoribosylformylglycinamidine synthase, glutamine amidotransferase subunit; amino-acid sequence: MKVAIIRFPGTNCEFDTQYAFEKIGVKAQVIWHEEKEINADLVVLPGGFSYGDYLRCAAIAKIAPAMQGVIAHAKRGGYILGICNGFQILLESGLLEGAMKHNNNLSFISKNQNLRVVSNDNAFLKNFKKDEIINLPIAHGEGNYYADEATLKKMQDKDLILLKYEPNPNGSVMDIAGICDENKKIFGLMPHPERACDKILGNDIGLRMLEGFM
- a CDS encoding Putative periplasmic protein, which gives rise to MRIILFLVFACLSLFAQSEISVFSGQDENMQKELQKLPKEEQQIYQNIAPSDENSDFDSNIYDPFIPQSSLVLTTDDYLSKVYVGEAFPIILHAKTTENTNFDFNITLQKSKDLVFLNPDLKWEYNKGDYRAILWFEAKTSNANLEQISVSLLRNGKVFQTASIKIGAIQFENTPNNKNFSHLVASSLEVKKIKTSYFDDSNIITMIELSATNTNLKSFFINGIEKQGIENLKGDFNSSNAFYYAIFPSTKTDFEFSYFNKDTKKMENMNFKLKISDDEVSTQSDLNPTNRDFNIYKQYALWILTLILALWFVWKKNYFILAGALLCFILSFLVDTNTENAILKAGSRAKILPTEPSTYFYTANSNEKVEVLGKRLHYVKVLFQDGKIGWVESSDLQKN
- a CDS encoding Chaperone protein HtpG, with protein sequence MQFQTEVNQLLQLMIHSLYSNKEIFLRELVSNSSDALDKLNFLSVSDDKYKSLKFEPRIDIKIDKDKKTLTISDNGIGMDKDDLINNLGTIAKSGTKSFLENLSGDAKKDSQLIGQFGVGFYSAFMVASKIEVLSKKALDDKAYLWISDANGYEIEDATKEEQGTSITLYLKDDEFANSYKIESIIEKYSNHIQFPIFMEKEEFIPAKEGEEEGKTELKISQINKANALWRMQKSSLKAEDYERFYEQNFHDSNKPLLYLHTKSEGKLEYNSLFFIPQNAPFDLYRVDYQSGLKLYIKRVFISDDDKELLPTYLRFVRGIIDVEDLPLNVSREILQENQILKGVKEASVKKILGELEKLKNKDKEKYLSFFKNFGKVLKEGLYGFGGEKDSLLKLMLYKSTKGESLRSLEEYKNEIQSEQKEIFYITGNNESLLRNSPLLEEYKQKNIEVLLMDDEIDSLVTPMLGEYEGLKFVAINQVEDKNELSDEEKNEFAPLVAKFKELLKDQVEDVRLTSRLKDSPSCIVYDKNKPDFAMQQLLKQMGQEQNFKPILEINPKHAIFTGLKNNETFSADIATLVLNMAKLSEGMGVDNPAEFNASLTKIITKAFS
- a CDS encoding Phosphoribosylaminoimidazole-succinocarboxamide synthase, with product MEKKELLYEGKGKKLYTTKDENLLISEFKDDLTAFNAEKKGSESGKGALNCKISTELFHLLEKNGIKTHLVETISENEQVVKKCKIVPIEVIVRNVATGSLTKRLGIKDGTVLPFALVEFCLKDDDLGDPFINDEHCLILNLVQNEAQIKEIKEMAKKINAILTPFFDAKNLRLIDFKIELGLTKDNELVLADEISPDSCRFWDKFSNEKLDKDRFRQDLGNVKMAYEEVLKRILN